The following are encoded in a window of Impatiens glandulifera chromosome 5, dImpGla2.1, whole genome shotgun sequence genomic DNA:
- the LOC124938994 gene encoding pentatricopeptide repeat-containing protein DWY1, chloroplastic-like: MNERKKFMKWFMRWGKRLKEAGHEHETDQVLLDIEDEETKQISLGHHNEKLAIAFGFVSTRPGTTIRVIKNLRICGDCHSLFKIFSGIYGRDIIVRDSSRFHYFGNVLVLVWTVGDTIYTMSSIVKV; encoded by the coding sequence ATGaacgaaagaaagaaatttATGAAATGGTTCATGAGATGGGGAAAAAGGTTAAAGGAAGCTGGACACGAGCACGAGACTGACCAGGTTTTGCTTGATATAGAAGACGAAGAAACGAAGCAGATATCATTGGGTCATCACAACGAGAAATTGGCGATTGCGTTTGGGTTTGTTAGCACGAGACCTGGGACGACAATTCGGGTGATTAAGAATTTGAGAATATGTGGCGATTGTCATTCTTTGTTCAAGATATTTTCGGGTATCTATGGACGAGATATCATTGTTAGGGATTCTAGCCGGTTTCATTACTTTGGGAatgttcttgttcttgtttgGACTGTTGGTGATACTATATATACAATGAGTTCAATTGTAAAAGTGTGA
- the LOC124940126 gene encoding 18S rRNA (guanine-N(7))-methyltransferase RID2-like: protein MSRPEVQAPPEIFYNDDEARKYTSSSRIIDIQEQLTGRALELLALPNDGIPRLLLDIGCGSGLSGETLSENGHHWIGMDISQSMLNVALEREVEGDLVLADMGVGLGLRNGILDGAISISAVQWLCNADKSYHEPRLRLKAFFDTLYRSLARGARAVLQVYPKDIAQRELILSSAMRVGFSGGVVIDFPHSTKSRKEYIVLTCGPPQSLSTAVTPKAKDEDDDDQTVLNSERNSKRRKLTTKNGKGGKEWVIRKKEQMRRKGNAVPSDSKYTARKRKDRF, encoded by the exons ATGTCGAGGCCCGAAGTGCAAGCGCCTCCCGAGATATTCTACAACGATGATGAAGCTCGCAAATACACTTCTTCTTCACGTATAATCGATATTCAG GAACAACTCACAGGGAGGGCTCTAGAACTTCTTGCTTTACCCAATGATGGAATTCCTAGATTGCTTCTTGATATTG GTTGTGGATCAGGACTTAGTGGAGAGACATTGTCTGAGAATGGTCACCATTGGATTGGCATGGATATTTCACAGTCAATGCTTA ATGTTGCATTAGAACGGGAAGTGGAAGGGGACCTCGTACTTGCTGACATGGGTGTG GGTTTAGGGCTTCGAAATGGAATTCTTGATGGTGCCATCAGCATTTCGGCTGTTCAG TGGTTATGCAATGCTGACAAGTCATATCATGAGCCTCGTCTCCGACTGAA GGCTTTCTTTGATACTCTATATAGAAGTTTGGCAAGAGGAGCAAGAGCAGTTTTACAAGTATATCCAAAGGACATTGCCCAGCGTGAACTAATACTCAGTTCTGCTATGCGAGTTGGATTTTCTGGTGGTGTTGTTATTGACTTCCCTCACAG TACAAAGAGTAGAAAAGAATACATTGTGCTTACTTGTGGACCTCCCCAATCCTTGAGCACTGCTGTGACCCCAAAAGCAAAAGATGAAGACGACGACGATCAAACG GTCTTAAACTCGGAGAGGAATAGTAAAAGGAGAAAGTTAACAACAAAGAATGGGAAGGGTGGAAAAGAATGGGTAATTCGAAAGAAGGAACAGATGAGGAGGAAAGGTAACGCTGTTCCATCAGATTCAAAGTACACAGCACGCAAAAGGAAAGATCGATTCTGA